Proteins encoded together in one Microbacterium oxydans window:
- a CDS encoding SDR family NAD(P)-dependent oxidoreductase, producing MQISGQGALITGGASGLGLATARRLVAAGAHVTIIDLASSKGAELADELGGLFVAADVTSADEVRAAVAAAQSAAPLRVVVNCAGIAPPAKVLDREGNPAVLADFERVVRINLVGTFNVISQASAVIAQNELHDEERGVIVNTASVAAFDGQVGQPAYSASKGGVHAMTLPVARELARHGIRVCTIAPGIMETPMLMGLPQAAQDSLGQQVPFPSRLGRPDEYAALVQQIVENGYLNGETIRLDGAIRMAPR from the coding sequence ATGCAGATCAGCGGACAGGGTGCCCTCATCACCGGCGGAGCCTCGGGGCTCGGCCTGGCGACCGCGCGCCGACTCGTCGCCGCGGGCGCGCACGTCACGATCATCGACCTCGCCTCGTCGAAGGGGGCGGAGCTCGCGGACGAGCTCGGCGGCCTCTTCGTCGCCGCCGACGTCACCAGCGCCGACGAGGTGCGGGCGGCGGTCGCAGCCGCGCAGTCCGCGGCCCCGCTGCGCGTCGTCGTGAACTGCGCCGGCATCGCGCCGCCGGCCAAGGTGCTCGACCGCGAGGGCAACCCCGCGGTGCTCGCCGACTTCGAGCGCGTGGTCCGCATCAACCTCGTCGGCACGTTCAACGTCATCTCGCAGGCCTCCGCCGTGATCGCCCAGAACGAGCTGCACGACGAGGAGCGCGGCGTCATCGTCAACACCGCGAGCGTCGCGGCGTTCGACGGGCAGGTCGGCCAGCCCGCGTACTCGGCTTCCAAGGGCGGCGTCCACGCCATGACGCTCCCCGTGGCGCGCGAGCTCGCCCGCCACGGCATCCGCGTCTGCACGATCGCCCCCGGCATCATGGAGACCCCGATGCTGATGGGGCTCCCGCAGGCCGCGCAGGACTCGCTCGGCCAGCAGGTCCCCTTCCCGTCGCGCCTCGGCCGTCCCGACGAGTACGCCGCCCTCGTGCAGCAGATCGTCGAGAACGGCTACCTCAACGGCGAGACCATCCGCCTCGACGGAGCCATCCGCATGGCAC
- a CDS encoding aminoglycoside 3'-phosphotransferase, which translates to MSIPSASVEVPPRVLTLARGATLTPVWRNGLGGLTFRTYDGRYIKWGPLDDEANMRDEAERLRWARTWIAVPEVIEQGQDDAHEWLVTVAIDASSAVDPRWADEAEKAVRAVGEGLRALHDALPVAECPWEWSTDGRIAGAAARGIVVPDDLIPAPPIDRLVVCHGDACMPNTLLDAAGRPVAFVDLAALGTADRWADIAVASMSTEWNFGPGWEDTLIAAYGIEPDRQRLEYYRRLWNET; encoded by the coding sequence GTGAGCATCCCCTCCGCATCCGTCGAGGTCCCGCCGCGCGTCCTCACCCTCGCCCGCGGTGCCACGCTGACCCCGGTCTGGCGCAACGGCCTCGGCGGTCTGACGTTCCGCACCTACGACGGCCGCTACATCAAGTGGGGTCCGCTGGACGACGAGGCGAACATGCGCGACGAGGCGGAGCGCCTGCGGTGGGCGCGCACCTGGATCGCGGTCCCCGAGGTGATCGAGCAGGGGCAGGATGACGCGCACGAATGGCTCGTCACCGTCGCGATCGATGCGAGCAGTGCCGTGGATCCGCGCTGGGCCGACGAGGCGGAGAAGGCCGTGCGCGCGGTCGGCGAGGGGCTCCGCGCCCTGCACGACGCCCTGCCCGTCGCCGAGTGCCCCTGGGAGTGGAGCACGGACGGGCGGATCGCGGGCGCGGCGGCGCGCGGCATCGTCGTTCCGGATGACCTGATCCCGGCACCGCCGATCGACCGGCTGGTGGTGTGCCACGGGGACGCCTGCATGCCGAACACCCTGCTGGACGCCGCCGGCCGGCCCGTCGCCTTCGTCGATCTCGCCGCCCTCGGCACGGCCGACCGCTGGGCGGACATCGCCGTCGCATCGATGAGCACCGAGTGGAACTTCGGGCCCGGCTGGGAGGACACGCTCATCGCGGCCTACGGGATCGAGCCCGACCGTCAGCGCCTGGAGTACTACCGCCGACTCTGGAACGAGACGTGA
- a CDS encoding CHY zinc finger protein → MTPPPLDRPAVLGAVVDDMTRCVHYRGPTDIIAIRFACCGDYYPCHRCHEEAAGHPAEQWAPEQHDTAAILCGACGHELTIAEYFAVTACPRCAAPFNERCALHRDLYFQTEPLAGP, encoded by the coding sequence ATGACCCCGCCGCCCCTCGACCGCCCCGCCGTGCTCGGCGCCGTCGTCGACGACATGACCCGGTGCGTGCACTACCGCGGCCCGACCGACATCATCGCGATCCGCTTCGCCTGCTGCGGCGACTACTACCCCTGCCACCGCTGTCACGAGGAGGCGGCGGGACATCCGGCGGAGCAGTGGGCACCAGAGCAGCACGACACCGCGGCGATCCTGTGCGGTGCGTGCGGGCACGAGCTCACGATCGCCGAGTACTTCGCGGTGACGGCGTGCCCGCGATGCGCGGCCCCGTTCAACGAGCGGTGCGCCCTGCATCGGGATCTCTACTTCCAGACGGAGCCCCTCGCCGGCCCCTGA
- a CDS encoding energy-coupling factor transporter transmembrane component T family protein, with translation MTVLDTRARTGAIAAINPVAKLGVSALIAVPLILTLDPVSASVALLLEFVLFLFAGIGWREFWVRTWPVWLAAPLTGLTIALYGETSGVVYVDWFVLRISEGSLALALATMLRVLAIALPSVVLFITVDPTDLADGLGQILRLPARFVLGALAGLRMVGLFLDDWRALELARRARGVADRGRIRRFLGMAFALLVLSIRRGAKLATAMEARGFGAPGRRTWARESRFGAAEWTLLAVGAAISGIAIAAAVATGAWNFILGPSA, from the coding sequence ATGACCGTCCTCGACACACGTGCGCGCACCGGTGCCATCGCCGCGATCAATCCGGTGGCCAAGCTCGGCGTGAGCGCCCTGATCGCGGTGCCGCTGATCCTGACGCTGGATCCGGTGTCGGCGTCCGTGGCACTGCTGCTGGAGTTCGTGCTGTTCCTGTTCGCCGGCATCGGCTGGCGCGAGTTCTGGGTGCGGACCTGGCCGGTCTGGCTCGCCGCACCGCTCACCGGACTGACCATCGCGCTCTACGGCGAGACGAGCGGGGTCGTGTACGTCGACTGGTTCGTGCTGCGCATCAGCGAGGGGTCGCTCGCTCTCGCGCTCGCCACCATGCTGCGCGTGCTCGCGATCGCGCTGCCCTCGGTGGTGCTGTTCATCACGGTGGATCCGACCGACCTGGCCGACGGGCTGGGGCAGATCCTGCGACTGCCGGCGAGGTTCGTGCTCGGCGCCCTCGCGGGGCTGCGGATGGTGGGGCTCTTCCTCGACGACTGGCGTGCGCTGGAGCTCGCGCGGCGTGCCAGGGGCGTGGCCGATCGCGGACGCATCCGGCGCTTCCTCGGCATGGCCTTCGCGCTGCTCGTGCTCTCGATCCGCCGCGGCGCGAAGCTCGCCACCGCCATGGAGGCGCGGGGCTTCGGCGCCCCCGGGCGTCGCACCTGGGCACGCGAGTCGCGGTTCGGCGCGGCCGAGTGGACGCTGCTGGCCGTCGGCGCGGCGATCTCCGGCATCGCGATCGCCGCAGCCGTGGCCACCGGGGCGTGGAACTTCATCCTCGGGCCGAGCGCCTGA
- a CDS encoding ABC transporter ATP-binding protein, which translates to MAADGAVPAAVEARGWGWRHASRLAWALRDVSFRIEPGERVLVLGASGAGKSTLLHGLAGVLGGEEEGESTGDLLVDGAPAVATRGRAGLVLQDPDSQVILARAGDDVAFGCENLGVPRAEIWPRVESALEAVGLDVPLDHPTKALSGGQKQRLALAGMLAMRPGLVLLDEPTANLDPAGVIEVRDAVERMLQARPATLIVVEHRLEVWLPLITRVIVIGAGGVIADGAPAEVLGAQGARLAADGVWVPGHAPATPPPPRSAPGDALLSARGLAVARVKGRPVATGIDLDMHAGQVLAITGPNGAGKSTLGLTLAGLLPPAGGALTASARLADGADASPIRWASKDLLTRIGMVFQEPEHQLLAKTVRDELAVGPRALGMTEEEIAVRSDELLARLRLDYLAAANPYTLSGGEKRRLTVAAAIATRPRMLVLDEPTFGQDARTWAELVAMLAALRDEGSAIVTITHDIDVARALRAERFELGGAA; encoded by the coding sequence ATGGCGGCGGACGGGGCCGTTCCCGCCGCCGTCGAGGCACGCGGCTGGGGGTGGAGGCACGCGAGTCGTCTCGCCTGGGCGCTGCGCGACGTCTCCTTCCGCATCGAGCCGGGGGAGCGCGTGCTGGTGCTCGGCGCGTCCGGTGCCGGCAAGTCCACCCTGCTGCACGGCCTCGCGGGCGTGCTCGGCGGCGAGGAGGAGGGCGAGAGCACCGGCGACCTGCTCGTCGACGGTGCTCCCGCCGTCGCCACCCGCGGCCGTGCCGGGCTCGTGCTGCAGGACCCCGACTCGCAGGTCATCCTGGCGCGTGCAGGGGATGACGTGGCGTTCGGCTGCGAGAACCTCGGCGTGCCCCGGGCGGAGATCTGGCCGCGCGTGGAGTCGGCGTTGGAGGCGGTCGGGCTCGACGTGCCGCTCGACCACCCGACCAAGGCGCTGTCCGGCGGCCAGAAGCAGCGGCTGGCGCTCGCCGGGATGCTGGCGATGCGTCCGGGACTCGTCCTGCTCGACGAGCCGACCGCGAACCTCGATCCCGCCGGGGTGATCGAGGTCCGCGACGCGGTGGAGCGGATGCTGCAGGCGCGGCCGGCGACGCTCATCGTCGTGGAGCACCGACTCGAGGTCTGGCTGCCGCTCATCACCCGTGTGATCGTGATCGGGGCAGGAGGAGTGATCGCCGACGGAGCGCCCGCAGAGGTTCTCGGTGCGCAGGGGGCGCGACTCGCCGCGGACGGTGTCTGGGTGCCCGGGCATGCGCCGGCCACGCCCCCTCCTCCGCGGTCGGCCCCCGGGGATGCCCTGCTCTCGGCGCGCGGCCTGGCCGTCGCCCGCGTCAAGGGGCGTCCGGTCGCCACCGGCATCGACCTCGACATGCACGCCGGGCAGGTGCTCGCGATCACGGGGCCGAACGGAGCGGGCAAGTCCACGCTCGGGCTGACCCTCGCCGGTCTTCTCCCGCCCGCCGGCGGAGCGCTGACGGCATCCGCTCGGCTGGCGGACGGCGCCGACGCGTCGCCGATCCGCTGGGCGTCGAAAGACCTGCTGACGCGCATCGGCATGGTCTTCCAGGAGCCCGAGCACCAGCTGCTCGCCAAGACCGTCCGCGACGAGCTGGCCGTCGGCCCGCGCGCGCTCGGCATGACCGAGGAGGAGATCGCCGTCCGCAGCGACGAGCTTCTCGCCCGACTGCGCCTCGACTACCTCGCCGCCGCCAACCCGTACACGCTCTCCGGGGGTGAGAAGCGCCGGCTCACGGTCGCCGCCGCGATCGCGACCAGGCCGCGCATGCTGGTGCTGGACGAGCCCACGTTCGGGCAGGACGCCCGCACCTGGGCCGAGCTCGTCGCGATGCTCGCGGCCCTCCGCGACGAGGGATCCGCGATCGTGACCATCACCCACGACATCGACGTCGCGCGGGCGCTGCGGGCCGAGCGGTTCGAACTCGGGGGTGCGGCATGA
- a CDS encoding ECF transporter S component gives MSTSTSTSASAKTQAPAPARSFLRWRIVDIVVASVIGVAAGLIFLAWNVGYLGPKALLEPLLPGVQGLLDGPWLFAGVLGGLIIRKAGAAIYVELLAAVVSALIGNQWGGFLTLEAGLVQGLGAELIFLLFFYRRWSLPVAILAGAGAALAGGINNLVLWYAGSGPAFTTIYLISTVISGAVIAGALSWVLARGIAATGALDRFGSGREARVRV, from the coding sequence ATGAGCACGTCCACATCCACGTCCGCATCCGCGAAGACGCAGGCACCTGCCCCGGCCAGGAGCTTCCTGCGCTGGCGCATCGTCGACATCGTCGTCGCCAGCGTCATCGGCGTCGCCGCCGGCCTGATCTTCCTGGCCTGGAACGTCGGCTACCTCGGGCCGAAGGCGCTGCTGGAGCCGCTGCTGCCCGGCGTCCAGGGTCTCCTCGACGGTCCGTGGCTCTTCGCCGGCGTGCTCGGCGGGCTCATCATCCGCAAGGCCGGCGCGGCGATCTACGTCGAGCTGCTCGCGGCCGTCGTCTCCGCGCTCATCGGCAACCAGTGGGGTGGCTTCCTCACGCTCGAGGCCGGCCTCGTGCAGGGCCTCGGCGCCGAACTGATCTTCCTGCTCTTCTTCTACCGTCGCTGGTCGCTGCCCGTGGCGATCCTCGCGGGCGCGGGCGCCGCCCTCGCCGGCGGGATCAACAACCTCGTGCTCTGGTACGCCGGCTCCGGTCCCGCCTTCACGACCATCTACCTGATCAGCACGGTCATCTCCGGAGCCGTCATCGCCGGAGCCCTGTCCTGGGTGCTGGCGCGAGGCATCGCCGCGACCGGAGCCCTCGACCGGTTCGGCTCCGGGCGCGAGGCGCGCGTCCGCGTCTGA
- a CDS encoding D-alanyl-D-alanine carboxypeptidase — translation MTATDPADEATGVVSDDSSPAGVPSGPDESLPVAPDAADPAHGSTSFAADRLFAGDALPPDASVAPAIPVDAAVLDALFTGDKGAGSEPVLSPEPALTPEAVLSPEPGLTPEPAVPTDPTPPLTKPPFVPSGRRTRETSPEDADADALVDAAAPQWADEETTATALTWVDAAEVAAHSPLATLDETAEVEKGGGLLRGAQLRPAILRPGILVPLATLVGLVAAYAGTTLLWPLHEVPPAVESVAFEPVAAPAAAVTWPTSGSGAVGIAGMSTSASGTAPVSIASITKVVSALMVLDRMPLAPGQQGPEFSFTYWDSVKYWDYRRSDQSALDVPVDGVLTEYQMLQGTLLGSANNYIDRLASEIWGSDEEFARAAEVWLRERGLSGITVVTPSGFDERNVATPAALIALGEKAMQNPVFAEIVGTKSVDLPGAGTVVNTNGMLADPGVVGIKTGTLVGWNLLTAKDVTIGDTTVKLYAAALNQADDKARLALTRSLFAQAEAELEAQAPAVPQGTVVGRVTTLWGEKVDVVADADADVVLWNGALPTSTAAFDLGDERDQDGTVGTLTTVGPINTTSTPLVLAEDVADPSPWWRLTHPLELLGITTEKP, via the coding sequence GTGACCGCAACAGATCCCGCCGACGAGGCGACGGGCGTCGTCAGCGACGACAGCTCTCCGGCCGGTGTCCCCTCCGGCCCCGACGAGAGCCTCCCGGTCGCACCGGATGCCGCGGACCCCGCTCACGGCAGCACCTCGTTCGCGGCCGATCGGCTGTTCGCGGGCGACGCGCTGCCGCCCGATGCCTCCGTCGCTCCCGCGATCCCCGTCGACGCGGCCGTGCTCGATGCCCTGTTCACCGGGGACAAGGGGGCCGGCTCCGAGCCCGTCCTCTCGCCCGAGCCCGCCCTCACGCCCGAGGCCGTCCTCTCACCCGAACCGGGCCTCACGCCCGAGCCGGCGGTCCCGACCGACCCCACGCCTCCGCTGACCAAGCCGCCGTTCGTCCCTTCGGGGCGCCGCACCCGGGAGACCTCTCCCGAGGATGCGGATGCGGATGCGCTGGTGGATGCGGCCGCCCCGCAGTGGGCGGATGAGGAGACCACCGCGACCGCGCTGACCTGGGTCGATGCCGCGGAGGTCGCCGCGCACTCCCCGCTCGCGACCCTCGACGAGACGGCCGAGGTCGAGAAGGGCGGCGGCCTCCTGCGCGGCGCACAGCTGCGACCGGCGATCCTCCGTCCGGGGATCCTGGTGCCGCTGGCCACCCTCGTCGGCCTCGTCGCCGCATACGCCGGCACGACGCTGCTCTGGCCGCTGCACGAGGTCCCTCCGGCCGTGGAGTCCGTCGCGTTCGAGCCCGTCGCCGCGCCCGCGGCCGCCGTCACGTGGCCCACCTCGGGCAGCGGAGCGGTCGGCATCGCGGGCATGAGCACCAGCGCATCCGGCACCGCTCCGGTGAGCATCGCGAGCATCACCAAGGTCGTCAGCGCCCTGATGGTGCTCGACCGGATGCCCCTCGCGCCCGGCCAGCAGGGACCCGAGTTCTCCTTCACCTACTGGGACAGCGTCAAGTACTGGGACTACCGGCGCAGCGACCAGTCCGCCCTCGACGTCCCCGTCGACGGCGTGCTGACCGAGTACCAGATGCTGCAGGGCACCCTTCTGGGCTCGGCGAACAACTACATCGACCGCCTGGCCTCCGAGATCTGGGGCTCCGACGAGGAGTTCGCTCGCGCCGCCGAGGTCTGGCTGCGCGAGCGCGGCCTCAGCGGCATCACGGTGGTGACGCCGTCCGGCTTCGACGAGCGCAACGTCGCCACGCCCGCCGCCCTGATCGCCCTCGGCGAGAAGGCGATGCAGAACCCCGTGTTCGCGGAGATCGTCGGCACGAAGTCGGTCGACCTCCCCGGCGCGGGCACCGTCGTGAACACCAACGGCATGCTCGCCGACCCGGGCGTCGTCGGCATCAAGACCGGCACGCTCGTCGGCTGGAACCTCCTCACCGCGAAGGACGTCACGATCGGTGACACGACGGTGAAGCTGTACGCCGCCGCGCTGAACCAGGCGGACGACAAGGCGCGCCTGGCCCTCACCCGCTCCCTGTTCGCTCAGGCCGAGGCGGAGCTGGAGGCGCAGGCACCGGCCGTCCCCCAGGGCACGGTCGTCGGCCGGGTCACCACGCTGTGGGGCGAGAAGGTCGACGTCGTCGCCGACGCCGACGCCGACGTGGTGCTGTGGAACGGCGCGCTCCCCACGTCGACCGCCGCCTTCGATCTCGGCGACGAGCGCGACCAGGACGGCACGGTCGGCACGCTGACCACGGTCGGCCCGATCAACACGACCTCGACGCCGCTGGTCCTCGCGGAAGACGTGGCCGACCCGAGCCCGTGGTGGCGGCTGACCCACCCGCTGGAGCTCCTCGGCATCACGACCGAGAAGCCCTGA
- a CDS encoding ABC transporter ATP-binding protein, with translation MSEQSNEQGKIKRGRGKAGAAVAEVELTAEEKYEAELAEQARQNSGDWDSVAPGKADNFGPSFARMIGLLKPSALWFVFVSILGAIGVVLTVAAPKVLAEATNLVYKGFISIQLGQSTDGLPGFPAGTPQDTVIEALRAGGQDDYANQVGALGDFTVGQGVDFDALRLVIAAVLGIYVAAAFLTWIQGYVINVIMVRTMWRLRESVEAKINRLPLAYFDKVQRGELISRVTNDIDNITQTMQQSLSGALTSVLTVIGVLVMMFSISWQLALVALVTLPLMGIIFGVIGPRSQKAFGTQWRKVGRLNARVEEAFSGHALVKVFGREKDALDKFQAENEELFQASFKAQFLSGIIMPAMMFVGNLSYVGIAVLGGLMVANGQLRLGDVQAFIQYSQQFTQPLSELGGMAAVVQSGTASAERVFQLLDADEQEADDADAPELVEGKGVIEFENVAFSYTPDRPLIKDLSFRVEPGQTVAIVGPTGAGKTTLVNLIMRFYELSGGWIMLDGQDIAEVTRDELRSRTGMVLQDPWLFAGSIRENIRYGRSTATDEEVLAAAKATYVDRFVHALPEGYDTVLDEDAANVSAGERQLITIARAFVAQPSILILDEATSAVDTRTELLLQHAMAALREGRTSFVIAHRLSTIRDADLILVMEHGDIVEKGTHDELIAAQGAYWRLYQSQFEQAATDIDAEDALTGSAPVVVTGEAGEGESARSESAAAVAGASVGANVPAAETAAAQSLLEDGADGSGPRA, from the coding sequence ATGAGCGAGCAGAGCAACGAACAGGGCAAGATCAAGCGTGGCCGTGGCAAGGCAGGAGCAGCAGTGGCCGAGGTCGAGCTGACCGCCGAGGAGAAGTACGAGGCCGAGCTCGCGGAGCAGGCCCGTCAGAACTCCGGCGACTGGGACAGCGTGGCACCGGGCAAGGCCGACAACTTCGGTCCGAGCTTCGCGCGCATGATCGGACTGCTGAAGCCGTCGGCCCTCTGGTTCGTCTTCGTGTCGATCCTCGGCGCCATCGGCGTGGTCCTCACGGTCGCGGCGCCCAAGGTACTCGCCGAGGCGACGAACCTCGTCTACAAGGGGTTCATCTCGATCCAGCTCGGTCAGTCGACCGACGGCCTCCCCGGCTTCCCGGCCGGCACGCCGCAGGACACCGTCATCGAGGCGCTGCGCGCGGGTGGCCAGGACGACTACGCGAACCAGGTCGGCGCGCTCGGCGACTTCACCGTCGGCCAGGGCGTCGACTTCGACGCGCTGCGGCTGGTCATCGCCGCGGTCCTCGGGATCTACGTGGCGGCGGCGTTCCTCACGTGGATCCAGGGCTACGTCATCAACGTGATCATGGTGCGCACCATGTGGCGACTGCGCGAATCGGTCGAGGCGAAGATCAACCGCCTGCCGCTCGCGTACTTCGACAAGGTGCAGCGCGGTGAGCTGATCTCACGCGTCACGAACGACATCGACAACATCACGCAGACGATGCAGCAGTCGCTCTCCGGCGCGCTGACCTCGGTGCTCACCGTGATCGGCGTGCTCGTGATGATGTTCTCGATCTCCTGGCAGCTCGCGCTCGTCGCCCTCGTCACCCTGCCGCTGATGGGCATCATCTTCGGCGTGATCGGACCCCGCTCGCAGAAGGCGTTCGGCACGCAGTGGCGCAAGGTCGGCCGACTGAACGCCCGCGTCGAGGAGGCGTTCTCCGGCCACGCGCTGGTGAAGGTCTTCGGGCGCGAGAAGGATGCGCTGGACAAGTTCCAGGCCGAGAACGAGGAGCTGTTCCAGGCGAGCTTCAAGGCGCAGTTCCTGTCCGGCATCATCATGCCCGCCATGATGTTCGTCGGAAACCTCAGCTACGTGGGCATCGCGGTGCTCGGTGGTCTGATGGTCGCGAACGGCCAGCTCCGTCTCGGTGACGTGCAGGCGTTCATCCAGTACTCGCAGCAGTTCACGCAGCCGCTGTCCGAGCTGGGTGGCATGGCCGCCGTCGTGCAGTCCGGCACGGCATCCGCCGAGCGGGTGTTCCAGCTGCTCGACGCGGATGAGCAGGAGGCCGACGACGCCGATGCTCCCGAGCTCGTGGAGGGCAAGGGCGTCATCGAGTTCGAGAACGTCGCGTTCTCGTACACGCCGGATCGCCCGCTGATCAAGGACCTGTCGTTCCGGGTGGAGCCGGGGCAGACGGTCGCGATCGTCGGTCCGACCGGCGCGGGCAAGACGACGCTGGTCAACCTGATCATGCGTTTCTACGAGCTCAGCGGCGGATGGATCATGCTCGATGGTCAGGACATCGCCGAGGTGACCCGCGACGAGCTGCGATCCCGCACCGGCATGGTGCTCCAGGACCCGTGGCTGTTCGCCGGCAGCATCCGCGAGAACATCCGCTACGGCCGCTCCACCGCGACCGACGAAGAGGTTCTCGCCGCCGCGAAGGCGACCTACGTCGACCGCTTCGTTCACGCCCTCCCCGAGGGTTACGACACGGTGCTCGACGAGGACGCCGCGAACGTGTCGGCGGGTGAGCGTCAGCTCATCACCATCGCCCGGGCGTTCGTCGCGCAGCCGTCGATCCTCATCCTCGATGAGGCCACGTCGGCGGTCGACACCCGCACCGAGCTGCTGCTGCAGCACGCGATGGCCGCGCTCCGCGAGGGACGCACGTCGTTCGTGATCGCGCACCGCCTGTCGACCATCCGCGACGCCGACCTCATCCTCGTGATGGAGCACGGCGACATCGTGGAGAAGGGCACGCACGACGAGCTCATCGCCGCGCAGGGCGCCTACTGGCGGCTGTACCAGTCGCAGTTCGAGCAGGCGGCGACCGACATCGACGCCGAGGACGCGCTCACCGGGTCCGCGCCCGTGGTCGTGACCGGCGAGGCGGGCGAGGGCGAGAGCGCGCGTTCCGAGTCGGCCGCCGCGGTGGCCGGAGCCTCGGTCGGGGCGAACGTCCCGGCTGCCGAGACCGCCGCCGCTCAGTCGCTGCTCGAGGACGGAGCGGACGGCTCCGGCCCCCGCGCCTGA
- a CDS encoding ABC transporter ATP-binding protein, whose amino-acid sequence MLGKILVRYLSRYRWLLLAVLVFQLASVAGTLYLPSLNADIINNGIARGDTGYIWGTGLFMLAVSLGQIIASVTATYFAARAAMGAGRDIRADVFGKVSGFSEREVSQFGAGSLITRNTNDVQQVQMLAMMGATMLVTAPLLAIGGIIFAVRTEVTLSWLIAVSVPLLLILAALVIGRMVPLFRSYQGKLDNVNRIMREQLTGVRVVRAFVRERIEEERFRGANTDIMVVGRKVGSLFVLLFPLFMLILNVTVVSVIWFGGIEVNNGSVQVGTLFAFMQYIGQIMGGVIMASFMAMMIPRAAVSAERIGEVLDSESTLVRPENGVTEFPVPGSVALDDVEFTYPGADSPVLTGISFGAQPGETVAIVGSTGSGKTTLISLIPRLFDVSGGSVHVGGTDVREADVESLWDSIGLVPQRPFLFTGTVASNLRYGREDATDEELWHALDIAQGRDFVEEMPDGLESRIAQGGTNVSGGQRQRLAIARAIVHQPKILVFDDSFSALDLTTDARLRQALWRELPHVTKIVVAQRISTITDADRIVVLDGGTMVGVGTHEELLETSDTYREIVESQLGVDA is encoded by the coding sequence GTGCTGGGAAAAATCCTCGTCCGCTATCTGTCTCGATATCGATGGCTGCTGCTCGCCGTGCTGGTCTTCCAGCTCGCCAGCGTCGCCGGTACTCTCTATCTCCCGAGCCTCAACGCCGACATCATCAACAACGGCATCGCGCGCGGTGACACCGGCTACATCTGGGGCACCGGCCTGTTCATGCTGGCGGTGTCGCTGGGGCAGATCATCGCCTCGGTCACCGCGACCTACTTCGCTGCGCGCGCCGCGATGGGCGCAGGCCGCGACATCCGCGCCGATGTGTTCGGCAAGGTCAGCGGCTTCTCCGAGCGTGAGGTGTCGCAATTCGGCGCCGGCTCGCTCATCACCCGCAACACCAACGACGTGCAGCAGGTGCAGATGCTCGCGATGATGGGCGCCACCATGCTCGTCACCGCGCCGCTGCTCGCCATCGGCGGCATCATCTTCGCCGTGCGAACCGAGGTGACCCTCAGCTGGCTGATCGCGGTGTCGGTGCCGCTGCTGCTGATCCTCGCCGCCCTCGTGATCGGGCGCATGGTGCCGCTGTTCCGCAGCTACCAGGGCAAGCTCGACAACGTGAACCGCATCATGCGCGAGCAGCTCACCGGCGTCCGCGTCGTGCGCGCCTTCGTGCGCGAGCGCATCGAGGAGGAGCGCTTCCGCGGTGCCAACACCGACATCATGGTCGTCGGTCGCAAGGTCGGCTCGCTGTTCGTGCTGCTGTTCCCGCTGTTCATGCTCATCCTCAACGTCACGGTCGTCTCCGTGATCTGGTTCGGCGGCATCGAGGTCAACAACGGCTCGGTGCAGGTCGGCACGCTCTTCGCCTTCATGCAGTACATCGGCCAGATCATGGGCGGCGTCATCATGGCGAGCTTCATGGCGATGATGATCCCGCGCGCCGCGGTCTCGGCCGAGCGCATCGGCGAGGTGCTCGACTCCGAGTCCACCCTGGTGCGGCCCGAGAACGGCGTCACCGAGTTCCCGGTCCCCGGATCCGTGGCGCTCGACGACGTCGAGTTCACCTACCCCGGAGCCGACTCCCCGGTGCTCACCGGCATCAGCTTCGGCGCACAGCCGGGCGAGACGGTCGCGATCGTCGGATCCACCGGATCGGGCAAGACCACGCTCATCTCGCTCATCCCGCGCCTCTTCGACGTCTCCGGCGGCTCCGTGCACGTCGGCGGCACCGATGTGCGCGAGGCCGACGTCGAGTCGCTGTGGGACAGCATCGGCCTCGTGCCGCAGCGCCCGTTCCTCTTCACCGGCACCGTCGCGTCGAACCTGCGCTACGGCCGCGAGGACGCCACCGACGAAGAGCTCTGGCACGCGCTCGACATCGCGCAGGGTCGCGACTTCGTCGAGGAGATGCCCGACGGCCTCGAGTCGCGGATCGCGCAGGGCGGTACGAACGTGTCCGGCGGTCAGCGCCAGCGTCTCGCCATCGCCCGTGCGATCGTGCACCAGCCGAAGATCCTCGTCTTCGACGACTCGTTCTCGGCCCTCGACCTGACGACGGACGCCCGTCTGCGCCAGGCACTGTGGCGGGAGCTGCCGCACGTGACGAAGATCGTGGTCGCGCAGCGCATCTCGACCATCACGGATGCCGACCGCATCGTCGTCCTCGACGGCGGCACGATGGTCGGCGTCGGCACGCACGAGGAGTTGCTCGAGACGAGCGACACCTACCGCGAGATCGTCGAATCGCAGCTGGGGGTGGACGCATGA